From Saprospiraceae bacterium, one genomic window encodes:
- a CDS encoding multicopper oxidase domain-containing protein has protein sequence MPMLEGRTFNLMPQQGIPVIYPGTQTQILRYNDAMPGKNLVLKKGQAVTLNVHKQFGDTDTTHWHSLYLSPANDGSPHTPILAGDGWSLTFKILDNAANY, from the coding sequence ATGCCCATGCTCGAAGGCAGGACTTTCAACCTTATGCCACAACAGGGCATCCCGGTGATTTATCCTGGCACACAGACCCAAATATTGAGATACAACGACGCAATGCCAGGCAAAAACCTGGTGCTCAAAAAAGGGCAGGCGGTCACTTTGAATGTTCACAAACAATTTGGTGACACGGACACTACCCATTGGCACAGCTTGTACCTATCGCCAGCAAACGACGGTAGCCCGCACACGCCTATTTTGGCAGGCGACGGGTGGTCGCTTACTTTCAAAATCCTGGACAACGCAGCGAATTATTGA